Proteins encoded within one genomic window of Polypterus senegalus isolate Bchr_013 chromosome 6, ASM1683550v1, whole genome shotgun sequence:
- the LOC120531145 gene encoding protein ADP-ribosylarginine hydrolase-like isoform X1, with the protein MSLKDRYQASMVLSGVGDALGYKIGKWEFCKSGTIILNELAAMGGLEAVDIDKWIVSDDTVMHLATGEALIKAGKKPNLLELYKIMAKNYKLCLSDMKNRAPGQTCIDMVNKLNPDIPGGLNLKFNPKGGGCGAAMRAMCIGLRFPQPSEEKLLIEVSIESGRLSHHHPTGYLGALTAALFTAYAVNGRPPQEWGRGLLEVLPKAKSYIVKSGLDVQENLETWDYFEKKWNDYLKERGILDGQSQPKFPDAYGPVERDVFYSTLSYQGWAGSSGHDAPMIAYDALLKAGSSWVTLAHHGFFHGGDSDSTGVIAACWWGAIYGFEGVPKCNYEKLEYKSRLAKIGEELYELSRNGVAGGGGGGGSCQQA; encoded by the exons ATGTCTTTGAAAGATAGATACCAGGCCTCAATGGTGCTAAGTGGAGTTGGAGACGCCTTGGGATACAAAATTGGCAAGTGGGAGTTCTGTAAGAGTGGGACAATAATTCTGAATGAACTTGCTGCAATGGGAGGACTAGAAGCAGTGGATATTGATAAGTGGATTGTGAGTGATGACACAGTAATGCATCTGGCCACTGGTGAAGCGCTAATAAAGGCAGGGAAGAAGCCCAACCTACTTGAACTCTACAAGATTATGGCAAAGAATTACAAACTCTGCTTGTCTGACATGAAAAATAGGGCTCCAG GTCAGACCTGTATAGATATGGTGAACAAACTGAACCCTGATATTCCAGGTGGACTGAATCTTAAATTTAATCCAAAAGGAGGAGGATGTGGGGCTGCCATGCGTGCCATGTGCATTGGGTTGCGATTTCCACAACCTTCTGAAGAAAAACTCCTGATTGAAGTGAGCATTGAGAGTGGGAGACTGAGCCATCACCACCCTACAGGCTATCTCGGCGCATTAACTGCAGCATTATTTACAGCCTATGCTGTGAATGGCAGGCCTCCTCAGGAGTGGGGAAGGGGTCTCCTGGAAGTTTTGCCAAAAGCAAAAAGCTACATAGTAAAATCTGGACTTGATGTTCAAGAAAATCTGGAAACATG ggattattttgaaaaaaaatggaatgactATCTTAAAGAAAGAGGAATTCTGGATGGCCAATCACAGCCTAAATTCCCTGATGCCTATGGTCCGGTAGAAAGAGATGTCTTTTATTCAACACTGAGTTATCAAGGCTGGGCAGGAAGCAGTGGTCATGATGCTCCCATGATAGCATATGATGCCCTGCTGAAAGCTGGTAGCTCATGGGTCACTCTTGCCCATCATGGATTTTTCCATGGAGGGGACAGTGACTCAACGGGTGTCATTGCTGCATGTTGGTGGGGAGCCATATATGGCTTTGAAGGAGTACCCAAGTGCAATTATGAAAAGCTTGAGTATAAAAGCAGACTAGCTAAAATTGGTGAAGAACTGTATGAGCTAAGTAGAAATGGAgttgctggtggtggtggtggtggtggtagctGTCAACAGGCATGA
- the LOC120531145 gene encoding protein ADP-ribosylarginine hydrolase-like isoform X2, producing MCFLRYTQCCWNNHNAGQTCIDMVNKLNPDIPGGLNLKFNPKGGGCGAAMRAMCIGLRFPQPSEEKLLIEVSIESGRLSHHHPTGYLGALTAALFTAYAVNGRPPQEWGRGLLEVLPKAKSYIVKSGLDVQENLETWDYFEKKWNDYLKERGILDGQSQPKFPDAYGPVERDVFYSTLSYQGWAGSSGHDAPMIAYDALLKAGSSWVTLAHHGFFHGGDSDSTGVIAACWWGAIYGFEGVPKCNYEKLEYKSRLAKIGEELYELSRNGVAGGGGGGGSCQQA from the exons ATGTGCTTCTTGcgttacacccagtgctgctggaataaccacaatgcag GTCAGACCTGTATAGATATGGTGAACAAACTGAACCCTGATATTCCAGGTGGACTGAATCTTAAATTTAATCCAAAAGGAGGAGGATGTGGGGCTGCCATGCGTGCCATGTGCATTGGGTTGCGATTTCCACAACCTTCTGAAGAAAAACTCCTGATTGAAGTGAGCATTGAGAGTGGGAGACTGAGCCATCACCACCCTACAGGCTATCTCGGCGCATTAACTGCAGCATTATTTACAGCCTATGCTGTGAATGGCAGGCCTCCTCAGGAGTGGGGAAGGGGTCTCCTGGAAGTTTTGCCAAAAGCAAAAAGCTACATAGTAAAATCTGGACTTGATGTTCAAGAAAATCTGGAAACATG ggattattttgaaaaaaaatggaatgactATCTTAAAGAAAGAGGAATTCTGGATGGCCAATCACAGCCTAAATTCCCTGATGCCTATGGTCCGGTAGAAAGAGATGTCTTTTATTCAACACTGAGTTATCAAGGCTGGGCAGGAAGCAGTGGTCATGATGCTCCCATGATAGCATATGATGCCCTGCTGAAAGCTGGTAGCTCATGGGTCACTCTTGCCCATCATGGATTTTTCCATGGAGGGGACAGTGACTCAACGGGTGTCATTGCTGCATGTTGGTGGGGAGCCATATATGGCTTTGAAGGAGTACCCAAGTGCAATTATGAAAAGCTTGAGTATAAAAGCAGACTAGCTAAAATTGGTGAAGAACTGTATGAGCTAAGTAGAAATGGAgttgctggtggtggtggtggtggtggtagctGTCAACAGGCATGA